In Conger conger chromosome 12, fConCon1.1, whole genome shotgun sequence, one DNA window encodes the following:
- the setd9 gene encoding SET domain-containing protein 9: MTTRLLKALHEKWNSYKYRFVPWIAVNLRKNERTLRRVKKHSQDKLVPDEHVAATLLSLFRDLFKNDIGGQREVLPLLPESSRTAYQVPQNSAESLTKLNRHLDPCEVMFETLGFCIERRPSSLRAAGTGVFVTMGMVPKGTTVAMYPGTVYQTHEPVFFQSLRNPFVFRCIDGVLIDGNDKGISKTVYRSCSGRDRLGPFRLSDITWLMASPHNPLAVGQYVNNCSNEKAANVCYQEFDVPDKFPLELRQYLPNVNYRHDTDKPLRCVVLVALREINSGEELFSNYFTIVH; this comes from the exons ATGACAACACGTCTACTGAAAGCACTGCACGAGAAATGGAATTCTTATAAGTACAGATTCGTGCCATGGATAGCCGTTAACCTGCGCAAAAACGAGAG AACTCTCCGAAGAGTAAAGAAGCATTCCCAGGACAAGTTGGTCCCAGACGAACACGTAGCCGCCACCTTGCTGTCCCTCTTCAGAGATCTTTTCAAAAATGACATCGGAGGACAAAGGGAGGTGTTGCCCTTGCTTCCAGAGTCATCTCGAACAGCATACCAAGTCCCACAGAATAGTGCGGAGTCACTTACAAAGTTAAACAGACATTTGGACCCCTGTGAAGTTATGTTCGAGACACTTGGGTTTTGCATTGAGCGACGGCCAAGCTCACTCCGGGCAGCAGGTACCGGCGTATTCGTTACCATGGGAATGGTACCGAAAGGAACGACTGTAGCCATGTATCCAG GCACGGTCTATCAGACGCATGAGCCTGTCTTTTTCCAGTCTCTGCGCAACCCTTTTGTGTTCAGGTGTATCGACGGTGTGTTAATTGATGGTAATGACAAAGGCATTTCAAAAACCGTATACAG GTCGTGCAGTGGTCGGGACAGGCTGGGTCCTTTCAGACTGAGTGACATCACTTGGTTGATGGCCAGTCCTCACAACCCACTGGCAGTGGGTCAGTACGTGAACAACTGCTCAAATG aaAAGGCTGCAAATGTATGTTATCAGGAGTTTGACGTCCCAGACAAATTTCCATTAGAACTTCGGCAGTACCTTCCGAATGTAAATTACAGGCACGACACAGACAA GCCGTTAAGATGTGTGGTTCTTGTGGCCCTGAGAGAAATAAACTCTGGAGAGGAACTCTTCTCAAACTACTTCACCATTGTACATTAG